The proteins below are encoded in one region of Vanessa tameamea isolate UH-Manoa-2023 chromosome Z, ilVanTame1 primary haplotype, whole genome shotgun sequence:
- the LOC113404089 gene encoding proton-coupled amino acid transporter-like protein CG1139: MFVYEFMAGIVDHITGGEETEYYDPHENRKVEKPTSYADTMMHLLKGSIGAGVLAMADAVARVGIIGSIFGILLIGSFATYCVQLLIAAQYRLCKKWRRGYMAYPKSMFLALKDGPPCMRWAAKTLYYFVDTVLVLWQLGICCIYCVFVAENIKQVCDYYGQEMSLRYHLCFLIVPLTIMGLVKDLKLLTPFSSISNIVTAFGFILVFFYLIEDDVTIEEEKLQLKAYKEIPFFIGTTLFALEAVGVVLALEYNMENPKQFVGLFGLFNIGMAVIMSLYLLMGIFGYLKYGDDIKASITLNLPHNEKKAQVAKIIFAISIFLTFPLQNFVAYNILWRKVKKALGHQKHIYCVDYMLRILLVILPWSVAVAVPKLGPFIALFGALCLTLLAMVFPGLMDACVWYPVGYGLCRYRLVRDIFIVIIGLTCLFSGCYTSLLEIAGVHDEE, translated from the exons atgtttgtttacgaGTTTATGGCTGGTATTGTGGATCACATAACAGGCG GAGAGGAAACGGAGTATTATGATCCACATGAGAACCGTAAAGTAGAGAAGCCCACGTC CTATGCAGACACTATGATGCACTTACTGAAGGGAAGTATAGGTGCGGGCGTCTTAGCGATGGCAGACGCAGTTGCTAGAGTAGGAATCATAGGCAGCATATTTGGTATTCTTCTAATTGGTTCTTTCGCAACATATTGTGTACAACTACTT ATTGCAGCACAATATAGACTCTGCAAAAAGTGGAGGCGTGGTTATATGGCCTATCCAAAATCGATGTTTCTAGCATTGAAAGATGGCCCACCTTGCATGCGCTGGGCAGCAAAAACTCTTTATTATTTCGTCGATACAGTGCTTGTTTTATGGCAGCTTGGTATTTGTTGCATTTACTGCGTATTTGTTGcggaaaatataaaacag GTTTGTGATTATTATGGACAAGAAATGTCATTACGATATCACCTCTGCTTTTTAATAGTACCTCTAACGATCATGGGTCTCGTCAAAGATTTGAAGTTACTTACACCCTTCTCGTCTATTTCAAACATAGTTACAGCATTTGGGTTTATTCTTGTGTTTTTCTACCTTATTGAAGATGACGTTACAATTGAAGAGGAAAAACTACAACTTAAAGCTTATAAagaaattcctttttttatcgGAACTACATTATTTGCACTCGAAGCAGTCGGAGTT gTGTTGGCATTAGAGTATAACATGGAAAACCCAAAACAGTTTGTGGGATTATTTGGCCTATTTAACATCGGCATGGCCGTCATAATGTCGCTTTACTTACTAATGGGGATTTTTGGATACCTGAAGTACGGTGATGACATAAAGGCTTCGATTACGCTGAATTTACCTCATAATGAAAA aAAGGCACAAGTCGCGAAGATTATATTTGCAATATCAATATTTCTAACATTTCCACTACAGAATTTTGTAGCCTACAATATTCTCTGGAGAAAGGTTAAAAAAGCGTTAGGACACCAGAAGCACATATATTGTGTCGATTATATGCTGCGTATACTACTTGTTATTTTACCAT GGTCGGTAGCCGTAGCAGTACCTAAGCTTGGACCCTTTATCGCATTGTTTGGCGCGCTCTGTCTCACACTGTTGGCAATGGTGTTTCCTGGTTTGATGGATGCGTGTGTCTGGTACCCCGTAGGCTATGGATTATGTCGCTATCGTTTGGTGCGTGACatatttatcgtaataataGGGCTCACGTGCCTTTTCTCGGGGTGCTACACTAGTCTACTCGAAATAGCAGGTGTTCATGATGaagaataa